A window of Companilactobacillus allii genomic DNA:
TTACTTTAGTTACATCCAGATTATTTAGTCCCAAAGTTATTCACTACTTTCTTGAAGTTTTCTACGTCTTTATTTGTACCGTTAAATTCGAATTCGAATACAACGGGAACATCTAGTCCTTTGGCAATGTCGTTAGCTGTGTGATTGTAAAGGGTGTTGAAGTTACGATTGCCACCACCAGCTAATCCAACACAGTTCTTGGCGTTGTCTTTATACTGCAAGAAATCTACGACAGGGTCCATCATATCATCGTCATATGCCGGAACGATGAGAATAAAAGACCGACCCATTTCGTGGAACGGATCGGCGTCGTTAATTTCATATCCATTTAAACCGGTCTTTGAAACGAAACGTCTGGTTTGACCGGTAATTGAGTAGTAGGCTATTTCAACCATTAGTTAGCTAGTGCTTTCAAGCTATCTGGGCGGAAACCGACGATTGGGTCGCTATTTTCAGGCATAACTACTGGTACGCTTTGAAAACCCTGTTGTTTTAAAATGTCTAGATATTGAGGCTCTTTATTAATATTATGTTCTTCAAAGTTGATGTTGTGTTCTTTGAGATATCTCTTTGTCATTTTGCATTGCATGCAGTTGTTTTTACTATATACGATTATATTGTTCATGTGGTCCACTCCCTCGAAATGTAATTCATTCACTAGTATAAAACATTCAATATACCAATACTAGTAATTGTTCTCATAAAAGTACTATATATGGTATTTTAAATAGATTGGTATACATCATAGTGTGGCTGTATCGACCGTTCCAGCGCTTTTTGTCTAGTGAATAATATTCTGATTTTTATTAAAATTTGATGTTTCGTGGTAAAATTACCGTAATGACTATTATAGGTTTTTCAGGTAAAATTACAAATAAGAAAAAGCAATAAACTAGTAGGGAGAAAATTATGAATTCTTGGAATTTTGTGGGAATTATCGCATGGCTATTAGTGATTGCGCTATTAGTACTTGTGGTATTTAATATTAGAAATCGTCATCTAAAAATATTAGTTGTTCAAAAGAATGGAATAACTTGGAAAACGATCACTGTAGATTTTATCGAGATACTTGTGGTTATTTTTGCAGTTAGTGGGATGCTTTATACAACTTTGTTCTCAAGGGTTGATTTGAAAAATAAAGCTGACATTGAGATGACTTATAAATATGAACCAATGATCGTTCAGACTACTGATGATGGTCAAGGTTATTATGTAAAGATCGATAAGAAAGATAAGCATAGTGATAATGACGTCTATCAATACTGGGTAAATAATTCGACATATTCTGTATCAAGTCGTAATGCAGCAATTTCAGATGCTACATTGCCATTTAACGTTTCAGGGATGAGGATTAGTTGGCCAATGAAGAAGATCACAAAGATGGATGCAAAGTATCAACAAGCTTATGTGATCACTGCACATGCAAAGTATAAGAATAACTTCTCAAATGGCTTAGGATTAAAAGCAGGCAGATTTGCGATGGAGTATCGTGTACTACGTGTGCCAGCTAGATCATTTATTAATGTGGAGAATGTAAAGTAGAGAGTTTCTAAACGCTCAGTTTTCGAGTATAACCTAAAAAGAGTCCTAGTATTCACGCAAGTGAATGCTAGGACTCTTTTAAATTAAACGGAAAAAACTGTGCGTAGAAACAAAATTATATTATAATTTTGTTCTATTCTTTAATTTTCTTAATACTTACAACGATCTTGTTGTTTAATTCTGTTTTATTAGAATCATCTTTAGGATCATTCTTTACGATTTCCATCAAAGCTGAGTGCTCATAGACCTTTTCAACTTTACCTTCAAATGGATAATCCATATCTTCATCCACGTTACACTTGTAAATTTCTCCGACTTTCAAATCTTCTATTTTCATATGTATAAATCTCCTAGGATTTTTTACTTAACAGACTAGTATAATAATATAGTAGAAGAAATAATTCAAATATAGGACACTTTTATGGGAAAAAAAATTATTGTTATAACCGGTGCCAGTGGTACAGGGAAGACTACTATCAGTCAATATTTAAAAGAAAAATATAATATTCCAATTGTAATCACTCATACAACTAGATTGCCACGGGTTGGAGAAGTGGATGGAGTGGATTATCACTTCGAAACGGATGAAACTTTTAAAAAGAACCACTACTTAGAACAAGTGGAATACTCCGGATATCACTATGGCTCGTCTCAGGAAAGTTTGAATGCAATGTGGAAAAATGTTGATGTGGCCAGTATTGTTGTTGATACAGCTGGTGCAATTTCTTATGAGAAGAAGTATGGGGACCTAGCAGTGATCATATTTTTAAAGCTTGATCTTGATACTGTCGCAAATAGATTACGTGATCGTGGGGATGACCCAGATAGAGTACAAAGACGAATAAACAGTGACGAATTTAAACGAGATCTGGTAATTCCGGTAGAATTACGTAACAAATCATATGAAATTGTTAACAAAACCATCGAAAAAACCGAAGAAAAGGTCGATAAAATAGTAAAAAGTATAATTATCAAGTAATTTGATTATTCACAAATAGGCTATCAACGCTGATATAACAGCATTGGTAGCCTTTTAATATTGTGAAGAAAAAAGTGTAACATTCTTATACAATTGCTGTAACAATTCTGCAATATTCAGAGTGTATTATAGTCATCGTTGAGTGATAAGGAAATATAATTTAAGAAAATTTAATAAATAAAAAAAACAATTAACCATTACGGGGGATTTTCATTTTGAATAATAAAGTTAAAAAGAGTCTTATTTCATTTACAGCTGCTGCTTCACTTGCAGTTACAGGTTTAGGCGTTTCAAATGCAACAACAACACATGCTGCTACAACTGTTGCCGCACCAAGTGCTGTAACTACAAGTTCAATGACTTTGCTTTACTCTACACCATCAGCATCAGCTAAGACTGTTGGCCGTGCACTTGCTGCTAACACTTCATGGGCCGTTGGTAAAGCTGTACAAGATGACAGTGGTAATACTTTCTACTATGTTGCTACAAACGAATGGGTTAAAGCATCAGATGTAACTGACTCATCAGCTGTTACTGAAGCTGCTGCAGATACAACAACTACAGATACAACTACAGACAACTCACAATCAAGTGTTGATTCTGTTATCAGTACTGCTAAACAATACTTAGGTACACCATACGTATGGGGTGGTAAGACTCCTTCAGGTTTTGACTGTTCAGGATTTACATCATATGTATTCCAACAAGCAACAGGTAAGAGCATTGGCTCATATACTGTAGCTCAAGAATCAGCCGGAACAAAAGAAGCTGTTTCACAAGCATCAGCCGGAGACTTATTATTCTGGGGTGGCCAAGGTTCTTCATATCACGTTGCTATCTACTTAGGTAACAACCAATACATCGCCGCACCACAACCTGGTCAATCAGTTAAGATCTCAAGTATCTCAGGTTACTTCATGCCTTCATTCGCTGTTAAGGTATTGTAAGATAAATTAAATTCAAAATAAAAATCACTTATGACCGCCTTTGGCGGTCTTTTTTTGTACAATTTGATAGTATAGAAGACATAAGAGGTAAATTATGGAAAAATTATTAGAAGAAGCAATGAAACTTATTAAGCCCAAAATGATAGTTAGTTTTGGCGGTGGCAATACAGTAGGTAGATTAATGAAAGAAGTTGCTAAACAGAACTTAGATATCACGGTCTGTACACCTTCAGAAGTGACTAAACAGACTTGTTTAGACCTTGGATTCTTTGTTAAAGAATTGGATCAAGTTGATCACATAGACTTAGGATTTGATGGATGTGACTCACTAGATAAGAATCTTAACGCCTTGAAGAGTAATGGTGGTATTCATGTATTTGAGAAGATTTATGCAAGTATGGCAACTAACTATGTGATTCTAGGTCCCAAAGAACGCATGCAAGAACAACTGAGTTCTGATGTGTTCTTGAGTCTAGAAGTGATTGAGCCTGCCATTGATCAAGTGGTTGATTATGTTAAGAAACTAGGTGGTAAAGTTAAAGTACGCCAATCTAGTGACATTGCAGGTATGGTTAGGACAAAACTTGGCAATGGATTAGTAGATTGTTACTTTGATAATTGGGATAAGATAGATGACATTAATCAAAAGTTAAGTGGCTTCAATGGTGTTGTAGGAACATCATACTTCCACAATCTTGTTACTTTCGCATTGTTATCTGACGGTGATAAAGTTATTCAAATAGGTAACGCAAAATAAATAGCGTGCTAAGACACAATTTTTCCAATCAATTGTGTTTTGGCACGCTATTTTATATTCTAATTAGTTATTTTAGAAATTTCAGTTTGAATTTTAGTTTCATTATATGCAAGTAAGACTACGAACATGACAACATACAAAACAAGTGGAATTATTGCGAAATTAAGATTGATTGCTGAAATTGTGGAAGCTGATTGTGGCTTGTTGGAGACGTAACCAGTTAACTGCAATGATTCAGCGGTGACTAATCCTCCTAATCCTAAACCAAGATTGACGCCCAGGTCATCAGTTGAGGCCAGCACACCTTCAGCCTGAATACCCATAGCTGTCCCGTATCGTATCGTGTCAGCAATCATAATGGAAACCAGTCCGATTATGAATCCATTACCAATAGAATTGACAAAGATGCCGACAAACAAGACTGGTACGCTTTGGCTATAGGCTGCTATGGTAATGATGATCTGACCAACAAAGGCAGTCACAATACCACTTAGCATCGTATTCTTCTTACCGATCTTACCGGATACAAAGTAGATCGAAACGACACCGATCAAAGCTGTCAAAGTAAAGCTGTTAGCCAGTGAAACCAAAGATTCATTTTGCAGGACATATTTGAAATAGTAGATGATGGTCTGATTCTTGATAGCCGTCGTCATCCAATATAGGAAGATAACCACTGAGATAACTATCCAAGGCTTATTTTGTTTCATCATACCCCAGACTTCGGAGAGTGGTTGATGATTTATTTCATCATTGGTGAATCTTTCACGGACATGGAAGAAGGTATTTAGGATCAATATCAAAGATATTATCCCAAATAAGGCAATTGTAAGTAAGAAGCCCTTTTGTTGATTACCACGTCCAAAGAATGCAACCAGCGGTATGGTGAATGTTGCGACGATAATTTGAACAGAGCTACCGAAGAATTGTCTGATGACACCTAGTAAGGTAGTCTCTTTTTCGTTCTCGGTCATAGTTGGTAGGATCGATGTAATAGGTAAGTTCACAGCCGTGTAGAAGAATCCTAAGCCAAGATAAGTTATATATGCCCAAGCTAATTTACCAAAGTGTGGTAAGAAGTTCGGTGTCACAAAGGTTAGGATTGCGAAAACGACATATGGGAAAGAAAACCATAGGAAAAACGGTCTACTTTTGCCCCATCTAGAGTGCGTGTGATCGATCATTACTCCAATCAGTAAACTCTCAAAGACATCAGCTGTTCTTGCTACAACGAAGAGAATAGCCACCTCATTAGGCGTTAAACCGAAAACATCTGTGTAAAAGAAGAGCAGATACATAGTCATCATTTGAAAAACTAAGTTGTCTGCTGCATCACTTAATCCATAGCTAAGTCGCTCTGGTACTGAGGTTTGCCATTTATGCATTTGCCCACCTACTTTTGTTCAGTCAGTCGACGATATATCTCTGCGCCAACTACGTCGTTGGTCCACATCCAAGCAATGTGACCTAGTGCTTCAGATAAATGCTCTTCAGTAGGTTGGTCTGAAGGTGATGGTACAGTCTTCATCAAAGGCATGATACCGATATGGAAGGCTACCCAAATGGCTAATCCAAAGATCGAACCAGAACCGGCCCTGATGTAAGGTTTGTATTGAGCTAAAACTTCATAAATAATAGCGAATGAAGTTGAGAAACCAAAGTGCATCAAATAACTGACCCAAGGTAATTTCTCACCTGAATAAGTATATGTGGCATGCGTCCATTTTTCAGGCATACCAAATTGTTGAAGTAATTTTTGTGGAGGATTAGTTGAGTTACGTTTTGCATCTCTTGGTGGTAAGATGTTCTCCCAACCAAGCTTGACCAATCCAGATGCCACTCCGGCAGTTGTTCCAGCAATAATTGCTGCCTTCAAGTTCTTCTTTTGTTCACGAGATAATTTCATAATTGTGCCACCTCAATTCTAATATAGGTTCATTATAGGACAACTACTCAGATATCTCAGGTGATAGGTCTTAAGCATCATAGATTCTTCATACTTTATTACTTATTTATTCGTAGTTTCCCAGTTAATTATTCATAATTTGACGTTATTATTTAAGCATAGTCAAAAAGAAATAAGAGGTGACAGGATGGACCAACAACTTTAATTCAAATGATATTACCCGTAAATATTTTCTTATAAACTCACAACAAATAGAAAAACCCTTTATATATTAATCCCTATAAATTAAATTTTATTTAATCCCCCCTTAATTAAATAAAACCCCTATATAAAAGCATATAACACATAAAATATATTTCCCCCCTGATATATATTTTGAAATCAAAAAACAGACACCTTGCCTCTACTGCAAAGTGTCTGTTTTTCTAACTTTTGGATCAAAACTGGAGATCAATGTATTTAATTCTTTTACAGTTTCCTTAGGATGATATGTAAAATCTCTAGAGGCATCCAAATAGATTCTCTCCTTATTCTTTAAAATAAGTTCAACACCTAGGGGATTTTTAATCATTGACATACGAGAATAAAAAATACCATATGCAGTTGAAACAGGTAACATGAAATCTAATGATTTTAACTTTCCGGTAGATCCAATTATTTGAATACTAATAACATCGTTTATAGAAATCTCTTTCATTTTAGTTATATAAGGGAAAATCATCATAACTAGTCTATTACTATATTTATCAATATTATTAAATTTAATAATATTCGAATTATATTCCCAGTAGCTAAACAGTCCTGGTAAATTGAAAAAGTAATATCCATTAAATAAAATTACGAAGAATAATATAAAGATGGCAAGACCAATATATTTTGAAAAGATGTTTCCGAAGGCCAGTCCAAATATGGAGGATATTAGAATACTTATTAATAACGGTCTAAAATTAACTTTTTTTCCAAATTTCAACATTATTTTTACCTAGATTCATGATTATTTTTGACTTTACTGCTTCCTTAACCAAATCTAATGTAACATTTGGAAATAAATATTGTTTAAAAATATCCTTAATGCCATATATATTGTCCTGAACGGCTTTATGACAGATTGATTTTACAATTCCTCACAAATTATTCACAAATAGTTATTGATTTATTCGTACTTTCCCAATTAATTATTCATAAATTAACGTTATTATTTAAGCATAGTCAAATAACAAAGAGGTGAACGAATGGTAATGATAAATATCAAAAGAAACATCCTTTAAACATAAAATAGATAAAAACTTAAAAATTAAAATCCCTATAAATTAAAAAACTTTTATTTAATCCCTATTTAAAACAACCCTCATACAATACACAAGTAAAAATATATTTCCTCCCCGATATATATTTTAAAAGAATTTTAAGAACATCAAATTATCAGAAAGAGAGAATAGATCATGTAAATAATAAGAAAAGGAACTCGTGCCGGAAGACGCGAGCCTTTTTGTTTTGTATAATGAAATTATAGAAGACAAAGTAGTTTGTGGAGGATAGTTATGGCTGAATTCGAGGATAAGTATAGATTAACTGACAAGGAAAATATATTTATTGCCAAAAAGAATTTTGTTGCATTGATACATTCTAATTCGAAATTTGAAGGTGTTAATACAACACTACCTGAAACAAAGACAATTGTTGAAGGAATGAGTGTCGCTGGTATCAGCATTGATAGCATAGGCGTAATTGTTAATTTGAAACGTGGCTGGGAATTTGTTATTAATTCTAACAAAGAAATCGACGATGAAGTTGCTAAGACAATTAATGGAATAGTTGCTAGGGATGATTCACTTGATCCTGGTGGAATTAGAACAGGTGAAATCCAAATTGGGGGAGTTGAATATCAACCTAGTATACCGACTGAAGAAGAATTAGCCAATGATATCGACACTCATTTGAGGAACAAGCAAAAGTCTAAAACTCAAAATATCATTGAATTGATGTATTCAATGATGAGGAACCAATACTTTTGGGACGGAAATAAAAGAACGTCTATACTATTCGCTAATTACTATATGATCAGAAATGGAATTGGAATCCTGAATATCAACGAAAAGCAGATGCCAGAATTCAACGAGTTATTGACGAAGTATTATAATACCAACGAATTAGGTGAGCTATTGCAGTGGACGTATGACAATTGTATTTACGGAATAGACCGTTAAACAATCCAACCTCACAGAATCTTCACAAATAGTTATAGAATTATTCGTAATTTCCCAATTAATTATTCATAAATTAACGTTATTATTTAAGCATAGTCAAATAACAAAGAGGTGAACGAATGAAATGGTAAACCTGGCAACAACCCTTATAAATTCTAAAAAATAACAATTACACAAAAATAGATAAAACCCTTAAAAACATATATTAATCCCTATAAATAAAATTTCATTTAATTCCCCCTTAAATTAAATGAAACCCCTCATAAAAGCATATATACACATAAAATATATTTCCCCCCCTGATATATATTTTGAAAAGCAAACCTCACATCTTTAGACGATGTGAGGTTTTTTGTTTATATTTGTGTTTTTATTTCAATATTTGAACCACTCAACCAGTTCATTACATAGTCATTTACATGAACATGTAAGTCTTCGTGACCGTATTCTGGAAGGGTAAACATTTCTTTGTCACAGTTAAGACGATTGAACATGGCAAATTGAGTTGAGGGGAAGCATACGTTATCTTCCAATCCAGTTATTAATTTAACTGGATGTTTAATACGATGTGCCATATTTTTGATATCTATGTAGGATAGTGTATTCAAAATTTTTTCTTCTGTAGTATGAAAAGGATCTGAGAACTTAAAATATCTGAAGAACTCATCATATGGTTCACTTTGATCACCTAATTCAAGAATACGTTTAAAGTCCGATAAGAATGGATAAATTGCAATTGTCAGTTTTATTCTTGGATTCAAGGCTGCAGCAACGATTGAGAGAGCACCACCTTGAGAACCACCATAACTAGATAGTTTATTTTCATCAACAAATGGTTGTCCAGCGATGATTTCGACTAACTGATAAACATCTAAGTAAACATCTTTAAAAAACAAATTGTCTCTTCCATCGATTGCACCACGAACTACGTGACCCTTAACCGTATTACCTGAGTAATTTGAATTGTCATTAGATTTACCAGATTGACCACGAACATCCATCGCTACTACGCCAAGTCCAGCGGCACAATATTGTAAGAGTACTGACCAATCTGATGATTGTCCCATGTAGCCATGGAAATTGAATACGACTGGGACTTTTTTAATAGATTTAGGAAACACACATTTTGAGTAGATAGATCCGCCATTAGTACCTTCAAATCTTAATTCAAAACAGTTAACGTTGGGCAAATTAAAGTCTTTAGGAATTAGTTCAAATTTAGGTGTTGATGGGAGGTTTTCTATATTGTTGTTCCAGAACTCATCAAAATCTTTAGGTACATTCTGACGTCCCTTATATGTTTTCATATCTTCTAATGACATTGTATCTTGCACTGAGATCCACTTCTTTCGATATTAATTAAGTAATGTTTGATGTATCCAAGAGTCGGCTAAGTCCAACCAAATTGCAGTCCTATCATTAATATCCTCATCATGTTGATATCTTTGGGTAGCAAAAGATGCTAATCCAATCCCATGAATTCCGGTATGAAAGGTATTAAATACATGGTATTCAAATGGAATATTTTTGTCTGCTAAAGCTTCAACATAAGCGAGAGTATTCTTAACCGGTACAACTTTATCGGCCATTGTATGCCAGATAAAAGTTGGTGGGGTCAATGGATTAACCATTTCCTCAGCACTCCAGTATTTTTGTTCAGGGCTAATTTTTTGTACATCTTTAATATTTTTAGGAAATCCCATTTTCAAATTTATAACAGGGTAAGCTAATATTTGTGCGTTTGCAGTTTTAAGATTATTGAAATTTAGTTTAGACTTATCTTCATCACTTAAGGAATTCAAGAGGGCGACTAAATGGCCACCAGCGGAGAACCCTAAAGTGATTATTTTATTTTCATCTATATTAAATATTTTAGCATTTTTTCTAAAATATTTAATGGTTTCCAATCCAGCAATTATTGCATTAGGATAGAAAGATTCTTTATTCATTAATGGATATTTTACAATAGCCACTTGATATCCTTTCGCCAGAAATGCCATTGCAATAGGTTCGGATTCTCGTTCTTCAAGTGCTGCAAATCCTCCACCGGGAAAAATCAGTATCAATGGCCAATTTCTAGGATCGGGTATTTCATCGAATTGTTTTTTAATAAATAAATCAATACTGAATTGTTTATTTGGTTTAATGTTTAAGCTTATTTTCTTTTGTAACATTTAAAATAACCTCATATTTTAATGTGTTTCTTTAACATATTTATCATTAACCGTTGATGCGGTTAAACCAACAATGTTGTGTACGTATTTTTTAGGAGCAAAGAAACTAATTATGTAAGAGAATAAGAATGATGTAATGAATGCAACTGTGGCAACAATTAATGATGAATCATTAGTTTGTTGAACATAGACTGTTACAGCGATACTACAGATCAAACCTAAAATAACACCAAATGAATTAGCACGTTTTGTAAAGATACCAACTGCGAATACACCAGCGATAGGAACACCGAATAATCCAGTAACAGTAAGGAATAGATCCCAAGTCTTAGATGCATTACCAATCAATAGGTAAATTGACATGCCTAATCCAAATAGTCCGGTGATGATAATAACGATACGAGCTAGTGTAACATCGGAGATATTCTTCCATTTGTGGTCAAAGAAACGTTGTTTGAAATCTGTAACAAAACATGAAGATATAGCATTTAAACTTGAAGCAATTGTAGATTGAGCAGCGGCAAAAATACCAGCGATAATCAATCCAGCAATACCAGCAGGTACTTTTGTAATAACAAAGTAGGGAACTAAGGCACTTGTATTAAAGTTGTTTGGAAGTGAACCGGTATTTTTATAATAGCTGAATAATACTGTTCCCATACCAAAGAATAGAGGAATTGTAATTAATGCAAGAAAGGCATTTGTCCATAGGGACTTGTTTGTTTCTTTTTGTGAAGCAGTAGTTTGATAACGTTGAACAACGTCTTGACTACCAGTGTATTGATAAACTGTATTAAAGAATTGACCAGCGAATATTAGAGGTAGAAATCTAGTTAAATCTCCAATATTCATATCTTGTGATGAAAGAATCTTATGGTTAGCTACGGCGTCAGTGATAACTGTACCGAATCCACCCTTGGTTGAAAAT
This region includes:
- a CDS encoding ribose-5-phosphate isomerase A; protein product: MEKLLEEAMKLIKPKMIVSFGGGNTVGRLMKEVAKQNLDITVCTPSEVTKQTCLDLGFFVKELDQVDHIDLGFDGCDSLDKNLNALKSNGGIHVFEKIYASMATNYVILGPKERMQEQLSSDVFLSLEVIEPAIDQVVDYVKKLGGKVKVRQSSDIAGMVRTKLGNGLVDCYFDNWDKIDDINQKLSGFNGVVGTSYFHNLVTFALLSDGDKVIQIGNAK
- a CDS encoding Fic family protein, which gives rise to MAEFEDKYRLTDKENIFIAKKNFVALIHSNSKFEGVNTTLPETKTIVEGMSVAGISIDSIGVIVNLKRGWEFVINSNKEIDDEVAKTINGIVARDDSLDPGGIRTGEIQIGGVEYQPSIPTEEELANDIDTHLRNKQKSKTQNIIELMYSMMRNQYFWDGNKRTSILFANYYMIRNGIGILNINEKQMPEFNELLTKYYNTNELGELLQWTYDNCIYGIDR
- the nrdI gene encoding class Ib ribonucleoside-diphosphate reductase assembly flavoprotein NrdI; its protein translation is MVEIAYYSITGQTRRFVSKTGLNGYEINDADPFHEMGRSFILIVPAYDDDMMDPVVDFLQYKDNAKNCVGLAGGGNRNFNTLYNHTANDIAKGLDVPVVFEFEFNGTNKDVENFKKVVNNFGTK
- a CDS encoding MFS transporter — encoded protein: MHKWQTSVPERLSYGLSDAADNLVFQMMTMYLLFFYTDVFGLTPNEVAILFVVARTADVFESLLIGVMIDHTHSRWGKSRPFFLWFSFPYVVFAILTFVTPNFLPHFGKLAWAYITYLGLGFFYTAVNLPITSILPTMTENEKETTLLGVIRQFFGSSVQIIVATFTIPLVAFFGRGNQQKGFLLTIALFGIISLILILNTFFHVRERFTNDEINHQPLSEVWGMMKQNKPWIVISVVIFLYWMTTAIKNQTIIYYFKYVLQNESLVSLANSFTLTALIGVVSIYFVSGKIGKKNTMLSGIVTAFVGQIIITIAAYSQSVPVLFVGIFVNSIGNGFIIGLVSIMIADTIRYGTAMGIQAEGVLASTDDLGVNLGLGLGGLVTAESLQLTGYVSNKPQSASTISAINLNFAIIPLVLYVVMFVVLLAYNETKIQTEISKITN
- a CDS encoding LVIS_2131 family protein, which encodes MNSWNFVGIIAWLLVIALLVLVVFNIRNRHLKILVVQKNGITWKTITVDFIEILVVIFAVSGMLYTTLFSRVDLKNKADIEMTYKYEPMIVQTTDDGQGYYVKIDKKDKHSDNDVYQYWVNNSTYSVSSRNAAISDATLPFNVSGMRISWPMKKITKMDAKYQQAYVITAHAKYKNNFSNGLGLKAGRFAMEYRVLRVPARSFINVENVK
- a CDS encoding YagU family protein gives rise to the protein MKLSREQKKNLKAAIIAGTTAGVASGLVKLGWENILPPRDAKRNSTNPPQKLLQQFGMPEKWTHATYTYSGEKLPWVSYLMHFGFSTSFAIIYEVLAQYKPYIRAGSGSIFGLAIWVAFHIGIMPLMKTVPSPSDQPTEEHLSEALGHIAWMWTNDVVGAEIYRRLTEQK
- a CDS encoding acetylxylan esterase, translating into MQDTMSLEDMKTYKGRQNVPKDFDEFWNNNIENLPSTPKFELIPKDFNLPNVNCFELRFEGTNGGSIYSKCVFPKSIKKVPVVFNFHGYMGQSSDWSVLLQYCAAGLGVVAMDVRGQSGKSNDNSNYSGNTVKGHVVRGAIDGRDNLFFKDVYLDVYQLVEIIAGQPFVDENKLSSYGGSQGGALSIVAAALNPRIKLTIAIYPFLSDFKRILELGDQSEPYDEFFRYFKFSDPFHTTEEKILNTLSYIDIKNMAHRIKHPVKLITGLEDNVCFPSTQFAMFNRLNCDKEMFTLPEYGHEDLHVHVNDYVMNWLSGSNIEIKTQI
- a CDS encoding sodium:solute symporter — protein: MTKVGFGTLNWVVLVVYLLAMLGVGVYFTKKSSKNTDAFFKAKSSIPAWAAGFSIYATTLSAITFMSTPEQAYLKDWAYGVGSLSIIIIVPILIKYYVPFFRKLQVTTAYEYLEERFSPIIRVIGSALFMLYHIGRVAIVIYLPIIAITTVSNINPILIACVVGGLCIIYTFMGGIEGVIWSDVIQGFLLLGGALLVVLIGGFSTKGGFGTVITDAVANHKILSSQDMNIGDLTRFLPLIFAGQFFNTVYQYTGSQDVVQRYQTTASQKETNKSLWTNAFLALITIPLFFGMGTVLFSYYKNTGSLPNNFNTSALVPYFVITKVPAGIAGLIIAGIFAAAQSTIASSLNAISSCFVTDFKQRFFDHKWKNISDVTLARIVIIITGLFGLGMSIYLLIGNASKTWDLFLTVTGLFGVPIAGVFAVGIFTKRANSFGVILGLICSIAVTVYVQQTNDSSLIVATVAFITSFLFSYIISFFAPKKYVHNIVGLTASTVNDKYVKETH
- a CDS encoding C40 family peptidase; its protein translation is MNNKVKKSLISFTAAASLAVTGLGVSNATTTHAATTVAAPSAVTTSSMTLLYSTPSASAKTVGRALAANTSWAVGKAVQDDSGNTFYYVATNEWVKASDVTDSSAVTEAAADTTTTDTTTDNSQSSVDSVISTAKQYLGTPYVWGGKTPSGFDCSGFTSYVFQQATGKSIGSYTVAQESAGTKEAVSQASAGDLLFWGGQGSSYHVAIYLGNNQYIAAPQPGQSVKISSISGYFMPSFAVKVL
- the nrdH gene encoding glutaredoxin-like protein NrdH encodes the protein MNNIIVYSKNNCMQCKMTKRYLKEHNINFEEHNINKEPQYLDILKQQGFQSVPVVMPENSDPIVGFRPDSLKALAN
- a CDS encoding alpha/beta hydrolase, giving the protein MLQKKISLNIKPNKQFSIDLFIKKQFDEIPDPRNWPLILIFPGGGFAALEERESEPIAMAFLAKGYQVAIVKYPLMNKESFYPNAIIAGLETIKYFRKNAKIFNIDENKIITLGFSAGGHLVALLNSLSDEDKSKLNFNNLKTANAQILAYPVINLKMGFPKNIKDVQKISPEQKYWSAEEMVNPLTPPTFIWHTMADKVVPVKNTLAYVEALADKNIPFEYHVFNTFHTGIHGIGLASFATQRYQHDEDINDRTAIWLDLADSWIHQTLLN
- a CDS encoding DUF2187 domain-containing protein → MKIEDLKVGEIYKCNVDEDMDYPFEGKVEKVYEHSALMEIVKNDPKDDSNKTELNNKIVVSIKKIKE
- a CDS encoding guanylate kinase, with the translated sequence MGKKIIVITGASGTGKTTISQYLKEKYNIPIVITHTTRLPRVGEVDGVDYHFETDETFKKNHYLEQVEYSGYHYGSSQESLNAMWKNVDVASIVVDTAGAISYEKKYGDLAVIIFLKLDLDTVANRLRDRGDDPDRVQRRINSDEFKRDLVIPVELRNKSYEIVNKTIEKTEEKVDKIVKSIIIK